A genomic window from Aquila chrysaetos chrysaetos chromosome 21, bAquChr1.4, whole genome shotgun sequence includes:
- the GLA gene encoding alpha-galactosidase A isoform X2, with product MAAARRVLRWALAATAALAAALALDNGLARTPPMGWLHWERFLCGTDCAADPRRCVSERLFVEMADVMVAEGWRDAGYEFVCIDDCWMAPTRDERGRLQADPKRFPSGIRRLADYVHSRGLKLGIYSDVGNKTCAGFPGSYNHYDLDAQTFASWGVDLLKFDGCNSGTLELLAEGYRRMSLALNKTGRSIVYSCEWPFYLRPLQQPNYTEIKQYCNHWRNFFDVYDSWSSIKSILDWTALHQDSIVKIAGPGGWNDPDMLVIGNFGLSWDQAVTQMAMWAIMAAPLFMSNDLRRISPEAKWLLQNKETIAINQDPLGKQGYQITKAFTTRSASTGTLNLQPNVTNTHHSITKR from the exons ATGGCGGCGGCGCGGAGGGTGCTTCGCTGGGCCTTGGCGGCGACGGCGGCGCTGGCGGCGGCGCTGGCGCTGGACAACGGGCTGGCGCGGACGCCGCCGATGGGCTGGCTGCACTGGGAGCGCTTCCTCTGCGGCACCGACTGCGCCGCCGACCCGCGCCGCTGCGTCAG cGAGCGGCTTTTCGTGGAGATGGCCGACGTGATGGTTGCCGAGGGCTGGAGGGACGCAGGCTATGAGTTTGTCTGCATTGACGACTGCTGGATGGCCCCGACACGAGATGAACGCGGCAGGCTCCAGGCTGACCCAAAACGGTTCCCCAGCGGAATCCGCAGACTGGCTGACTAT GTCCACTCCAGGGGGCTGAAGCTGGGAATCTACAGCGATGTCGGGAACAAGACGTGTGCTGGCTTCCCTGGCAGTTACAACCACTATGACCTGGACGCCCAAACATTTGCCTCCTGGGGCGTGGACCTGCTGAAGTTTGATGGCTGCAACTCTGGCACGTtggagctgctggcagaag GTTACAGGCGCATGTCTCTGGCCCTGAACAAGACCGGAAGGAGCATCGTGTACTCTTGTGAGTGGCCTTTCTACCTGAGGCCCCTGCAGCAG CCCAATTACACGGAGATCAAACAGTACTGCAATCACTGGAGGAACTTTTTTGATGTCTATGATTCCTGGAGCAGCATCAAGAGTATCTTGGACTGGACAGCACTTCACCAGGACAGCATTGTGAAGATAGCTGGGCCAGGGGGCTGGAATGATCCTGACATG CTGGTGATTGGAAACTTTGGGCTGAGCTGGGACCAGGCGGTGACTCAGATGGCAATGTGGGCTATTATGGCAGCTCCCCTCTTCATGTCCAACGACCTGCGGCGCATTAGTCCTGAGGCTAAGTGGCTGCTCCAGAACAAAGAGACAATCGCTATCAACCAGGATCCGCTGGGCAAGCAGGGATACCAAATCACCAAG GCATTTACTACTCGAAGTGCTTCTACAGGGACTTTGAACCTTCAGCCTAATGTGACAAATACCCATCACTCCATCACCAAGAGATAA
- the GLA gene encoding alpha-galactosidase A isoform X1: protein MAAARRVLRWALAATAALAAALALDNGLARTPPMGWLHWERFLCGTDCAADPRRCVSERLFVEMADVMVAEGWRDAGYEFVCIDDCWMAPTRDERGRLQADPKRFPSGIRRLADYVHSRGLKLGIYSDVGNKTCAGFPGSYNHYDLDAQTFASWGVDLLKFDGCNSGTLELLAEGYRRMSLALNKTGRSIVYSCEWPFYLRPLQQPNYTEIKQYCNHWRNFFDVYDSWSSIKSILDWTALHQDSIVKIAGPGGWNDPDMLVIGNFGLSWDQAVTQMAMWAIMAAPLFMSNDLRRISPEAKWLLQNKETIAINQDPLGKQGYQITKDKNFELWERPLAGQAYAVAVLNQQEIGGPQNFTFPLTFLGNGLACNPACSVRQILPASRDWGVYSWVSSLSVEVNPTGTVLLKVVAL, encoded by the exons ATGGCGGCGGCGCGGAGGGTGCTTCGCTGGGCCTTGGCGGCGACGGCGGCGCTGGCGGCGGCGCTGGCGCTGGACAACGGGCTGGCGCGGACGCCGCCGATGGGCTGGCTGCACTGGGAGCGCTTCCTCTGCGGCACCGACTGCGCCGCCGACCCGCGCCGCTGCGTCAG cGAGCGGCTTTTCGTGGAGATGGCCGACGTGATGGTTGCCGAGGGCTGGAGGGACGCAGGCTATGAGTTTGTCTGCATTGACGACTGCTGGATGGCCCCGACACGAGATGAACGCGGCAGGCTCCAGGCTGACCCAAAACGGTTCCCCAGCGGAATCCGCAGACTGGCTGACTAT GTCCACTCCAGGGGGCTGAAGCTGGGAATCTACAGCGATGTCGGGAACAAGACGTGTGCTGGCTTCCCTGGCAGTTACAACCACTATGACCTGGACGCCCAAACATTTGCCTCCTGGGGCGTGGACCTGCTGAAGTTTGATGGCTGCAACTCTGGCACGTtggagctgctggcagaag GTTACAGGCGCATGTCTCTGGCCCTGAACAAGACCGGAAGGAGCATCGTGTACTCTTGTGAGTGGCCTTTCTACCTGAGGCCCCTGCAGCAG CCCAATTACACGGAGATCAAACAGTACTGCAATCACTGGAGGAACTTTTTTGATGTCTATGATTCCTGGAGCAGCATCAAGAGTATCTTGGACTGGACAGCACTTCACCAGGACAGCATTGTGAAGATAGCTGGGCCAGGGGGCTGGAATGATCCTGACATG CTGGTGATTGGAAACTTTGGGCTGAGCTGGGACCAGGCGGTGACTCAGATGGCAATGTGGGCTATTATGGCAGCTCCCCTCTTCATGTCCAACGACCTGCGGCGCATTAGTCCTGAGGCTAAGTGGCTGCTCCAGAACAAAGAGACAATCGCTATCAACCAGGATCCGCTGGGCAAGCAGGGATACCAAATCACCAAG GACAAGAACTTTGAGCTGTGGGAGCGGCCCCTGGCTGGCCAAGCCTATGCTGTGGCAGTGCTGAACCAGCAGGAGATCGGGGGACCCCAGAACTTCACCTTCCCCCTCACCTTCCTTGGCAATGGGCTAGCCTGCAACCCAGCATGCTCCGTCCGGCAGATCCTGCCAGCCAGCAGGGACTGGGGGGTTTACAGCTGGGTCTCCTCACTGAGTGTGGAGGTAAACCCAACAGGCACTGTGCTGCTGAAAGTAGTGGCACTATAG
- the GLA gene encoding alpha-galactosidase A isoform X3, whose protein sequence is MAAARRVLRWALAATAALAAALALDNGLARTPPMGWLHWERFLCGTDCAADPRRCVSERLFVEMADVMVAEGWRDAGYEFVCIDDCWMAPTRDERGRLQADPKRFPSGIRRLADYVHSRGLKLGIYSDVGNKTCAGFPGSYNHYDLDAQTFASWGVDLLKFDGCNSGTLELLAEGYRRMSLALNKTGRSIVYSCEWPFYLRPLQQPNYTEIKQYCNHWRNFFDVYDSWSSIKSILDWTALHQDSIVKIAGPGGWNDPDMLVIGNFGLSWDQAVTQMAMWAIMAAPLFMSNDLRRISPEAKWLLQNKETIAINQDPLGKQGYQITKAGAYSPRPRKVAPTPAEETQQVSS, encoded by the exons ATGGCGGCGGCGCGGAGGGTGCTTCGCTGGGCCTTGGCGGCGACGGCGGCGCTGGCGGCGGCGCTGGCGCTGGACAACGGGCTGGCGCGGACGCCGCCGATGGGCTGGCTGCACTGGGAGCGCTTCCTCTGCGGCACCGACTGCGCCGCCGACCCGCGCCGCTGCGTCAG cGAGCGGCTTTTCGTGGAGATGGCCGACGTGATGGTTGCCGAGGGCTGGAGGGACGCAGGCTATGAGTTTGTCTGCATTGACGACTGCTGGATGGCCCCGACACGAGATGAACGCGGCAGGCTCCAGGCTGACCCAAAACGGTTCCCCAGCGGAATCCGCAGACTGGCTGACTAT GTCCACTCCAGGGGGCTGAAGCTGGGAATCTACAGCGATGTCGGGAACAAGACGTGTGCTGGCTTCCCTGGCAGTTACAACCACTATGACCTGGACGCCCAAACATTTGCCTCCTGGGGCGTGGACCTGCTGAAGTTTGATGGCTGCAACTCTGGCACGTtggagctgctggcagaag GTTACAGGCGCATGTCTCTGGCCCTGAACAAGACCGGAAGGAGCATCGTGTACTCTTGTGAGTGGCCTTTCTACCTGAGGCCCCTGCAGCAG CCCAATTACACGGAGATCAAACAGTACTGCAATCACTGGAGGAACTTTTTTGATGTCTATGATTCCTGGAGCAGCATCAAGAGTATCTTGGACTGGACAGCACTTCACCAGGACAGCATTGTGAAGATAGCTGGGCCAGGGGGCTGGAATGATCCTGACATG CTGGTGATTGGAAACTTTGGGCTGAGCTGGGACCAGGCGGTGACTCAGATGGCAATGTGGGCTATTATGGCAGCTCCCCTCTTCATGTCCAACGACCTGCGGCGCATTAGTCCTGAGGCTAAGTGGCTGCTCCAGAACAAAGAGACAATCGCTATCAACCAGGATCCGCTGGGCAAGCAGGGATACCAAATCACCAAG